The following proteins are encoded in a genomic region of [Eubacterium] hominis:
- a CDS encoding PTS glucose transporter subunit IIA: MWNLFKNKKKQAIGSPVQGRLIDLSSVKDEAFASKAMGDGFAIEPSSDIFVSPIDGTIAAVFPTGHAFGITNDDMEIIVHIGIDTVELQGNGFHSYVNQGDQVKKGDPVVKADIASIKAKGYDVTTMVIFTDGKQPVVEKLNELVKEGEDVASIA; this comes from the coding sequence ATGTGGAACCTATTCAAAAACAAAAAGAAACAGGCAATCGGATCACCAGTACAAGGCAGGTTGATTGACTTATCATCTGTAAAAGATGAAGCCTTTGCCAGTAAAGCCATGGGAGATGGCTTTGCGATAGAACCATCTTCTGATATCTTTGTATCACCCATTGATGGTACGATTGCGGCAGTATTCCCTACTGGACATGCCTTTGGAATTACAAATGATGATATGGAAATCATTGTACATATTGGAATTGATACTGTTGAACTACAGGGAAATGGGTTTCACAGTTATGTAAATCAAGGCGATCAGGTAAAAAAAGGAGATCCTGTTGTGAAAGCTGATATCGCATCTATCAAAGCAAAAGGGTATGATGTTACCACAATGGTAATTTTCACAGATGGTAAACAACCAGTAGTGGAAAAATTAAACGAATTGGTAAAAGAAGGTGAAGATGTTGCAAGCATTGCATGA
- a CDS encoding transketolase family protein produces the protein MSKVATRTAYGKALAELIVERDDVIVLDADLTKSTKTCDAKKARPEHHFNMGIAEGNMMGVAAGLAASGKVVYASSFAMFAAGRAYEQVRNSIAYPKLNVKVCATHAGITVGEDGASHQSVEDIALMRAMPNMKVFNPCDAKQAEMIVKAVADIEGPCYVRLGRGNVEDVYSDDTAFTYGKGNVLRKGKKVAIVATGMMVQEALRAYETLKGEGKEVTVVDMPCIKPIDEELIKELAKEHEVIVSCEEHSVIGGLGSAIGEVLVKNEPVKMVMIGMQDCFGESGTPDALLEKYELNAKAIVKKIKEI, from the coding sequence ATGAGTAAAGTAGCGACAAGAACAGCATATGGAAAAGCACTAGCTGAACTGATCGTAGAACGTGATGATGTGATCGTACTAGATGCCGACCTGACCAAATCAACGAAGACATGTGATGCGAAAAAAGCAAGACCAGAACATCACTTCAATATGGGAATCGCAGAAGGCAATATGATGGGAGTCGCAGCAGGATTAGCCGCTAGTGGCAAGGTTGTGTATGCATCTAGCTTTGCGATGTTTGCGGCAGGAAGAGCCTATGAGCAGGTAAGAAACAGTATCGCATATCCTAAGTTAAACGTGAAAGTATGTGCCACACATGCAGGTATTACGGTAGGCGAAGATGGCGCAAGCCATCAAAGTGTAGAAGATATCGCATTGATGCGTGCAATGCCAAATATGAAGGTATTCAATCCATGTGATGCTAAGCAGGCAGAGATGATCGTCAAAGCAGTCGCAGATATCGAAGGCCCATGTTATGTAAGACTTGGACGAGGCAATGTAGAAGATGTATATAGTGATGATACAGCATTCACATATGGCAAAGGCAATGTCTTAAGAAAAGGCAAAAAAGTCGCAATCGTAGCCACAGGTATGATGGTACAGGAAGCCTTACGTGCATATGAAACATTAAAAGGTGAAGGCAAAGAAGTCACAGTGGTAGATATGCCATGTATCAAACCAATCGATGAAGAATTGATCAAAGAACTGGCAAAAGAACATGAAGTCATCGTCAGCTGTGAAGAACACAGTGTCATCGGTGGTTTAGGTAGTGCCATCGGGGAAGTATTGGTGAAGAATGAACCAGTGAAGATGGTCATGATCGGTATGCAGGACTGCTTTGGAGAAAGTGGAACACCAGATGCTTTATTAGAAAAATACGAGTTAAACGCAAAAGCAATTGTGAAAAAAATTAAAGAGATTTAG
- a CDS encoding 6-phospho-alpha-glucosidase gives MEPKIITIVGGGSTYTPGVVKAILSKKDTFPVKEIRAYDIDEERQNDVAIIVKEVVKANCPECNFFTTTDPETAFKDSDFIFAQIRVGKYAMREQDEKIALKHGAVGQETCGCGGLAYGLRTIYPMVEILDMVEKYAAPNHWILNYSNPAAIVALALKKLRPNARIINICDMPVAIINSFADILHCDPHDIKPDYFGLNHFGWFTDIWVNGESRFEELRQHAIAHGYLCDVPDEQHWEPSWVHTYGNVKPMMERFPDYLPNTYLQYYLLSQDIVNDANPDYTRANEVMDGREKTLFDAIRRYKETGKYDDGMFVVGAHGTFIVDLAESLCRENGGRYLLIVKNEGAIADLPDDAMVEIPCYVSPRGVEKISVGHIPTFYKGMIEQQYACEKCLVEGAIENSYTKVLQAFALNKTIKSSTQAKAILDDMIIANKDYWPELK, from the coding sequence ATGGAACCAAAAATTATCACAATCGTTGGTGGAGGAAGTACTTATACACCAGGTGTCGTAAAGGCAATTTTATCAAAAAAGGATACCTTTCCTGTAAAGGAAATCCGTGCATATGATATCGATGAAGAACGTCAAAACGATGTCGCAATCATCGTAAAAGAAGTTGTAAAGGCAAATTGTCCAGAATGTAACTTCTTTACAACAACTGACCCAGAAACTGCATTTAAAGATTCAGATTTTATCTTCGCACAGATTCGTGTTGGTAAATATGCAATGCGTGAACAAGATGAAAAAATCGCATTAAAACATGGTGCAGTTGGACAGGAAACATGTGGCTGTGGTGGTCTTGCTTATGGACTTAGAACGATTTATCCAATGGTAGAAATCTTGGATATGGTAGAAAAGTATGCCGCACCAAATCACTGGATTTTAAATTACTCCAACCCTGCCGCTATCGTTGCATTGGCATTAAAGAAATTAAGACCAAATGCACGTATCATTAATATTTGTGATATGCCAGTCGCAATCATTAACAGCTTTGCGGATATTCTGCATTGTGACCCTCATGATATCAAACCTGATTACTTTGGTTTAAATCACTTTGGCTGGTTCACTGATATCTGGGTAAATGGCGAAAGTCGTTTTGAAGAATTAAGACAACATGCCATTGCACATGGATATTTATGTGATGTACCAGATGAACAGCACTGGGAACCTTCTTGGGTACATACTTATGGCAATGTTAAACCAATGATGGAACGTTTCCCTGATTATCTTCCAAATACATATTTACAGTATTACTTATTAAGTCAGGATATCGTGAATGATGCCAACCCTGATTATACAAGAGCAAATGAAGTTATGGATGGCAGAGAAAAAACATTATTTGATGCAATCAGACGTTATAAAGAAACTGGAAAATATGATGATGGCATGTTTGTGGTAGGTGCACATGGTACATTTATCGTTGATCTTGCGGAATCTTTATGTAGAGAAAATGGTGGACGCTATTTGCTTATCGTGAAAAATGAAGGTGCCATCGCTGATTTACCAGATGACGCCATGGTGGAAATCCCTTGTTATGTATCCCCTCGTGGAGTAGAAAAAATCTCAGTTGGACATATCCCAACATTCTATAAAGGCATGATTGAACAGCAATATGCTTGTGAAAAATGTCTGGTAGAAGGTGCTATTGAAAACTCTTATACGAAAGTTTTACAGGCATTCGCATTAAATAAAACTATCAAATCATCTACACAGGCCAAAGCAATCCTGGATGATATGATTATCGCAAATAAAGATTATTGGCCAGAATTAAAGTAA
- a CDS encoding FAD-dependent oxidoreductase, giving the protein MKKQYDVIVIGGGPAGLASAIAARNNGAESVLIIERDKELGGILNQCIHNGFGLHHFKEELSGPEYAGRFIDEVNGTDIDILLDTMVIEITEDKQVFCTSESHGYMVLQGKALILNMGCRERTRGAIAIPGDRPAGVFTAGAAQRYVNIEGYMVGKRVVILGSGDIGLIMARRMSLEGAEVLACVELMPYSNGLNRNIVQCLNDYNIPLYLSHTITDIKGKKRVEQVIVSKVDENRQIIPGTEMVFDCDCVLLSVGLIPENELTRNAGIQMDPRTNGPVVYENMETSVAGIFASGNVLHVHDLVDFVTDESEKAGKAAGIYVKHGESTVNNVIETKQGEGVGYTVPQKIRKDEVDKGVELSFRVRNNYHDAAIVIKDGDTQIARFKREHMAPAEMEKVMIPKVLLDKVNGNSLTISIEKEGD; this is encoded by the coding sequence ATGAAAAAACAATATGATGTTATCGTAATTGGAGGAGGTCCAGCAGGACTTGCCAGTGCGATTGCTGCTAGAAATAATGGAGCAGAAAGTGTTTTAATCATTGAACGTGACAAAGAACTTGGTGGAATCTTAAATCAGTGTATTCATAATGGCTTTGGTTTACATCATTTTAAAGAAGAATTAAGTGGACCAGAATATGCAGGAAGATTTATTGACGAAGTAAATGGGACAGATATTGATATTTTATTAGATACGATGGTTATTGAGATTACAGAAGACAAACAAGTATTCTGTACAAGTGAATCTCATGGATATATGGTTTTACAAGGGAAAGCACTTATCTTGAATATGGGATGTCGTGAACGTACAAGAGGTGCTATTGCGATTCCAGGAGATCGTCCTGCAGGTGTATTTACAGCAGGAGCTGCACAACGTTATGTAAATATAGAAGGTTACATGGTAGGAAAACGCGTAGTTATCTTAGGTTCTGGAGATATTGGATTGATTATGGCAAGAAGAATGTCATTAGAAGGTGCAGAAGTATTAGCTTGCGTAGAATTAATGCCATATTCTAATGGATTGAATCGAAATATTGTACAATGTTTAAATGATTATAATATTCCATTATATCTTTCTCATACAATTACAGATATCAAAGGTAAGAAGCGTGTGGAACAGGTGATTGTATCTAAAGTAGATGAAAACAGACAAATTATACCAGGAACAGAAATGGTATTCGATTGTGATTGTGTATTATTATCTGTTGGGTTAATACCAGAAAATGAATTAACAAGAAATGCTGGTATTCAGATGGATCCTAGAACCAATGGTCCAGTAGTTTATGAAAATATGGAAACCAGTGTAGCGGGAATCTTTGCGAGTGGAAATGTGTTACATGTACATGATTTAGTAGATTTTGTAACAGATGAAAGTGAAAAAGCTGGAAAAGCAGCAGGTATTTATGTAAAACATGGGGAATCTACCGTTAACAATGTCATTGAAACGAAACAAGGCGAAGGAGTAGGATACACCGTACCGCAAAAAATTAGAAAAGATGAAGTAGATAAAGGTGTAGAATTAAGCTTCCGTGTCAGAAATAATTATCATGATGCAGCTATCGTTATCAAGGATGGCGATACACAAATCGCACGATTTAAACGTGAACATATGGCACCAGCAGAAATGGAAAAAGTGATGATACCAAAAGTATTATTAGATAAAGTAAATGGTAATTCATTAACGATATCTATCGAAAAGGAGGGTGACTAA
- a CDS encoding DUF1667 domain-containing protein has product MKELICIVCPKGCHLKVDEDNDYKVTGNNCPRGAEYGKKELTHPMRVITSTIRIQGGTQARVSVKTSTDIPKEKIWDIMKRLDEVEVEAPVHRGDIIEKNICGTQANLVITKDVNKI; this is encoded by the coding sequence ATGAAAGAATTAATATGTATTGTATGCCCTAAAGGATGTCACTTAAAAGTAGATGAGGATAATGATTATAAGGTAACAGGTAATAATTGCCCTAGAGGAGCAGAATATGGAAAGAAAGAACTTACTCATCCAATGCGTGTGATTACTTCAACGATTCGAATTCAAGGTGGCACACAGGCTAGAGTAAGTGTAAAAACAAGTACAGATATACCAAAAGAAAAAATTTGGGATATTATGAAGCGCCTAGATGAAGTAGAAGTAGAGGCACCTGTACATCGTGGAGATATCATAGAAAAAAACATTTGTGGTACTCAGGCAAATCTTGTAATTACCAAAGATGTTAATAAAATATAA
- a CDS encoding sugar O-acetyltransferase: MTEKEKAAQGLLYDANYDEHLKKERLECIEKCFDYNHIRPSNKEERRALLHSLLGHVGEHVTIEQPFHCDYGYNIEIGDNFFMNYNGVILDCAKVTFGDNVFVAPNCGFYCAGHPLDVEQRNQGLEYAYPITIGNNVWIGANVAVLAGVTIGDDTVIGAGSVVNKDIPSGVIAAGNPCKVIRKITEEDKKKYWK; this comes from the coding sequence ATGACAGAAAAAGAAAAAGCGGCACAAGGCCTATTGTATGATGCAAATTATGATGAGCATTTAAAAAAAGAACGTTTGGAATGTATTGAAAAATGTTTTGACTACAACCATATACGCCCTAGCAACAAAGAAGAACGCCGAGCACTTTTACACTCCCTTTTAGGACATGTAGGTGAGCATGTAACCATTGAACAGCCATTTCATTGTGATTATGGTTATAATATTGAGATTGGTGACAATTTCTTCATGAATTATAATGGTGTCATTCTGGATTGCGCAAAAGTTACCTTTGGGGATAACGTATTTGTGGCTCCTAATTGTGGGTTCTATTGTGCAGGACATCCTTTAGATGTTGAACAAAGAAATCAGGGATTAGAATATGCCTATCCTATCACAATTGGAAACAATGTATGGATTGGCGCAAACGTTGCAGTACTTGCTGGTGTTACCATTGGTGATGATACTGTGATTGGCGCTGGCAGTGTTGTAAATAAGGATATCCCATCTGGTGTGATTGCGGCTGGTAATCCTTGTAAAGTGATTCGTAAGATTACAGAAGAAGACAAGAAAAAATATTGGAAATAA
- a CDS encoding DUF4143 domain-containing protein codes for MAKDEESLITMIKTCYEEKKPMPDVWHLKAVQYYKEYVLCGGMPAVVLSYLTQSPISYDMIQQNIINAYLADMAKYATPSEAMKIRSCFQSIPEQLSKDNHKFQYKIIEKGATKSKYQDAIEWLMDSGLIIKVSKIKNNLLPMKCYADSDFFKIYMSDTGLLSNLYGLDMSVFIKDEYAIFKGGLTENYVAQQLKTKGYDACYYESNGIAEIDFMITKSHQVIPMEVKASFNTKSKSLKMYMDKYQPEYAIRCSLKNFGNKDGVLYLPLYALFCL; via the coding sequence ATGGCAAAAGATGAAGAATCATTAATCACAATGATCAAAACTTGTTATGAAGAGAAAAAGCCAATGCCAGATGTATGGCATTTAAAAGCAGTGCAATATTATAAAGAATATGTTTTATGCGGAGGAATGCCTGCTGTTGTATTATCATATCTTACACAAAGCCCTATTTCCTATGATATGATTCAACAAAATATCATAAATGCATACCTGGCAGATATGGCAAAATATGCAACACCTTCCGAAGCTATGAAAATACGTTCCTGTTTTCAGTCCATACCTGAACAATTAAGTAAAGACAATCATAAGTTCCAATATAAAATCATAGAAAAGGGTGCCACAAAATCAAAATATCAAGATGCGATTGAATGGTTGATGGATAGTGGGTTGATTATCAAGGTTTCTAAAATAAAAAATAATCTTTTGCCAATGAAATGCTATGCTGATTCAGATTTCTTTAAAATTTATATGAGTGATACAGGTTTATTATCTAATCTATATGGATTAGATATGTCTGTATTTATCAAAGATGAGTATGCAATATTTAAAGGTGGCTTAACCGAAAACTATGTTGCACAACAATTAAAAACAAAAGGGTATGATGCCTGTTACTATGAATCAAATGGTATTGCGGAAATTGATTTCATGATTACTAAATCTCATCAAGTGATTCCTATGGAAGTAAAAGCTTCTTTCAATACAAAATCTAAAAGCTTAAAAATGTATATGGATAAATATCAACCAGAATATGCAATCCGCTGTTCATTAAAGAACTTTGGAAATAAAGATGGTGTTTTATACCTTCCTCTATATGCTCTATTTTGTTTATAA
- a CDS encoding transketolase yields MKTEELKQHAAHIRENIVCMVANANSGHPGGSLSAADILTVLYFEVMDINEENVKGIDRDRFVLSKGHASPLLYATLFEKGLLHEDLNTFRKINSKLQGHPNMNYVDGVDMSTGSLGQGISAAVGMALANKVDGNDHRVYTLLGDGECEEGEVWEAAMAAAHYRLNNLCAIVDFNSLQIDGNIRDVMNPTPIDEKFKAFGWNVINIKGHDYEDIRFAFDEAKKEKEKPTMILAHTIKGKGVSFMENNAAWHGSAPNAEQCAQAVKELEGEGNE; encoded by the coding sequence TTGAAAACAGAAGAACTAAAGCAACATGCTGCACATATTCGTGAGAATATCGTCTGTATGGTCGCTAATGCAAATAGCGGTCATCCAGGTGGATCTTTATCCGCAGCTGATATATTAACTGTATTATATTTTGAAGTCATGGATATCAATGAAGAAAATGTCAAAGGTATCGATCGTGATCGTTTTGTCTTATCAAAAGGTCATGCTTCACCTTTACTGTATGCGACTTTATTTGAAAAAGGCTTACTACATGAAGATTTGAATACTTTCAGAAAGATCAACAGTAAACTACAAGGACACCCAAATATGAACTATGTCGATGGTGTTGATATGTCCACAGGATCTCTTGGTCAAGGTATCTCTGCCGCTGTTGGTATGGCATTAGCAAACAAAGTAGATGGCAATGATCATAGAGTCTATACCTTATTAGGTGATGGAGAATGTGAAGAAGGCGAAGTATGGGAAGCTGCTATGGCTGCTGCTCATTATCGTTTGAATAATCTTTGTGCAATCGTAGATTTCAACTCTTTACAGATCGATGGAAACATCCGTGATGTCATGAACCCTACACCAATTGATGAAAAATTCAAAGCATTTGGATGGAATGTCATCAACATCAAAGGACATGATTATGAAGATATTCGTTTCGCATTTGATGAAGCGAAGAAAGAAAAGGAAAAACCAACGATGATCCTAGCACATACGATCAAAGGAAAAGGTGTATCCTTTATGGAAAACAACGCCGCATGGCATGGAAGTGCACCAAATGCAGAACAGTGTGCACAAGCAGTAAAAGAATTGGAAGGTGAAGGCAATGAGTAA